One Pyrus communis chromosome 13, drPyrComm1.1, whole genome shotgun sequence genomic window carries:
- the LOC137713214 gene encoding protein XAP5 CIRCADIAN TIMEKEEPER, giving the protein MSGMGDGYVGTAQDAVRIRRLEKQREAERQKIHELKSKSASDNGQPGLLQFGSSTSEILETAFKKETIGLVTREQYVEKKENIKNKYEEEEKEKLQKLQQEEEELQLQKRKKRKIRGSSRLSFADEVEDGIEEEGGENKSTEATRLRCGRLGKDPTVETSFLPDSEREAEEQAERERLRKQWQTEQDKIRRESLQITYSYWDGTGHRRVLQVKKGDKIGDFLKAVQQQLAPEFREVRTTSVENLLYVKEDLIIPHQHSFYELIVNKARGKSGPLFHFDVHEDVRTIADATIEKDESHAGKVVERHWYEKNKHIFPASRWEIYDPTKKWERYTIHGD; this is encoded by the exons ATGTCGGGTATGGGAGACGGATATGTGGGCACGGCTCAAGATGCCGTGAGGATTCGAAGACTCGAGAAGCAAAGAGAAGCCGAGCGCCAGAAAATTCATGAGCTCAAAAGCAAGTCGGCCTCCGATAACGGCCAGCCGGGTCTCCTCCAATTCGGATCAAGTACTTCTGAG ATTCTTGAGACGGCATTTAAGAAAGAAACCATTGGTCTGGTTACAAGGGAGCAGTATGTGGAGAAG AAAGAAAATATTAAGAACAAATAcgaggaggaagagaaggagaaacTTCAGAAGCTACAACAAGA GGAGGAGGAACTCCAATTACAAAAgcgaaagaagaggaagataaggGGGAGTTCTCGATTGTCCTTTGCAGATGAAGTTGAGGATGGAATTGAAGAGGAAGGTGGAGAAAATA AAAGCACGGAGGCTACAAGATTACGGTGTGGTAGACTTGGGAAAGATCCTACAGTGGAGACCAGCTTTCTGCCAGATAG TGAGCGGGAGGCAGAGGAACAAGCTGAGCGTGAAAGGTTGCGGAAGCAGTGGCAGACTGAGCAGGATAAAATAAGAA GGGAGTCACTTCAAATTACTTACAGCTATTGGGATGGAACTGGGCATAGGAGAGTGCTACAG GTAAAGAAGGGTGATAAAATCGGAGATTTCCTTAAGGCTGTTCAACAGCAACTTGCACCTGAGTTTCGAGAGGTGCGAACCACCTCAGTGGAGAATTTGCTATATGTAAAAGAAGATCTTATCATTCCACAT CAGCATAGTTTCTATGAGCTAATTGTAAACAAGGCTAGGGGAAAAAGTGGACCG CTTTTTCATTTTGATGTGCATGAGGATGTGCGAACAATTGCTGATGCTACAATAGAGAAGGATGAG TCTCATGCTGGGAAGGTCGTTGAGAGGCATTGGTATGAGAAGAACAAGCATATTTTCCCTGCTTCCAGATGGGAG ATATATGATCCAACGAAGAAATGGGAGCGTTACACAATCCACGGGGACTGA
- the LOC137713465 gene encoding probable inactive leucine-rich repeat receptor-like protein kinase At3g03770 has product MAKRSLCSLPLVLAVIIFSVRDSEQHQSSEALTLMRITQLLNFPTVSKSLNNYTDFCNIEVNSSFAVSCYEGNMTQLHIIGEKPAPLLPRNFSIDSFVTTLVKLPSLKVLTLVSLGLWGNLPGKIARLSSLEILNVTSNFLYGTIPPELSSLTSLQTLILDDNMFSGLLPEGLGSLPVLSVLSLKKNLFNSSLPSSLSELESLRLLGLSHNHFYGELPDFSRLTNLQVLEVGDNAFGPQFPKLGKKLVTLVLRKNKFRSSIPAELSSYYQLQCLDVSSNMFVGPFPPSLLSLPSITYLNFSGNKFTGMLFENSSCNAELKVVDLSSNLLTGSLPKCLESDSKNKVFLYASNCLATSNQNQHPLPFCHNEALAVGIVPDRSKRKQASKAALALGIIGALFGCVLLFGVIFFVYRRMNTNKTMKKSPTRSITENASSGYTSKLLSDARYISQTMKSGALGLPGYRTFSLEELEDATQNFDTCAFMGEGSHGQMYRGQLKDGSFVAIRCLKMKGSHSTENFMHHIELIMKLRHRHLVSALGHCFECYLDDSSVSRIFLVFEYVPNGTLRSWISGGHPRRSLAWTQRIAAAIGIAKGIQFLHTGIMPGVFSNNLKITDILLDQNFVAKISSYNLPLLEENMEQICSSSPGGHGVSSSRCVTSSTGARKKDDDRTDVHDFGVILLEMIKGRPVKSEAQIEVLEDQLQVALTADDEARRSVVDPRVKQTCLDQSVKTMMEICVRCLRKDPSERPSIEDVLWNLQYAEQVQDAWQGGESQSSEGSPVSPSQPPRLTF; this is encoded by the exons ATGGCAAAACGCTCTCTCTGTTCTCTGCCTTTGGTTCTTGCTGTCATTATATTTTCAGTTCGTGATTCCGAACAGCACCAATCCTCCGAAGCTCTGACCCTTATGAGAATTACGCAACTCCTAAACTTTCCAACTGTCTCGAAAAGCTTGAATAACTACACAGATTTTTGCAACATTGAAGTGAATTCTTCTTTTGCGGTCTCATGCTACGAAGGGAACATGACCCAGCTGCATATAATCGGTGAAAAACCTGCTCCTTTGTTGCCTCGAAACTTTTCAATTGATTCCTTTGTAACAACTCTGGTTAAGCTTCCGAGCTTGAAAGTCCTCACATTGGTCTCTCTTGGTTTATGGGGAAACTTGCCTGGTAAAATCGCACGTTTATCATCACTCGAAATACTTAATGTGACCTCAAATTTCTTGTATGGCACAATCCCTCCAGAGCTTTCCTCTCTAACAAGCCTCCAGACACTTATACTCGATGACAACATGTTTTCTGGACTGCTTCCAGAAGGGCTGGGTTCGCTACCAGTTTTATCTgttttgagtttgaagaagaaCTTGTTCAATTCATCCTTGCCGAGTTCATTGAGTGAGTTGGAAAGTCTTAGACTTCTCGGGCTTTCTCATAACCACTTCTATGGGGAACTGCCTGATTTTAGTCGTTTGACGAACCTTCAAGTTCTTGAAGTGGGAGATAATGCTTTTGGACCTCAGTTTCCGAAACTTGGGAAAAAGTTGGTCACCCTTGTACTGAGAAAGAACAAATTTCGGTCTTCCATCCCTGCTGAATTGAGCTCCTATTATCAGCTACAATGTCTAGACGTTTCTTCCAACATGTTCGTGGGGCCATTTCCTCCATCGCTGCTATCTCTACCTTCGATTACTTACCTTAATTTTTCAGGAAATAAATTCACAGGAATGCTTTTCGAAAATTCATCTTGCAATGCTGAACTTAAAGTTGTGGATTTATCCTCGAATCTTTTGACTGGAAGCTTGCCAAAATGTCTTGAGTCGGATTCTAAGAACAAGGTTTTCCTGTATGCAAGCAATTGTTTAGCTACTAGTAATCAAAATCAACATCCGCTTCCATTTTGCCACAATGAGGCGTTAGCTGTTGGAATAGTACCTGACCGAAGCAAGCGAAAGCAAGCCTCCAAAGCAGCCCTTGCCTTGGGTATAATTGGAGCGCTTTTTGGATGTGTTCTACTTTTCGGTGTAATCTTCTTCGTATATAGAAGAATGAATACCAACAAGACAATGAAGAAATCTCCAACAAGATCAATAACAGAGAATGCATCAAGTGGATATACCTCAAAGTTACTATCGGATGCAA GATATATATCTCAAACAATGAAGTCGGGAGCGCTTGGCCTTCCAGGTTATCGAACCTTTTCACTCGAGGAACTTGAGGACGCTACACAAAACTTTGATACGTGTGCTTTCATGGGTGAAGGTTCACATGGACAG ATGTACAGAGGCCAGTTGAAGGATGGTTCTTTTGTCGCCATCAGATgcttgaaaatgaaaggaagtCACAGCACTGAAAATTTCATGCACCATATAGAGCTAATTATGAAACTACGGCATCGTCATTTGGTCAGCGCACTTGGACACTGCTTTGAGTGTTACTTGGATGATTCAAGCGTCAGCAGAATATTTCTTGTCTTCGAATATGTACCAAATGGCACACTTCGGAGCTGGATATCTG GGGGACATCCCAGACGATCACTTGCGTGGACACAACGCATAGCAGCTGCAATAGGCATAGCAAAGGGCATTCAGTTTTTGCACACGGGGATCATGCCTGGTGTATTTTCAAATAATCTTAAAATAACAGACATTTTACTGGATCAGAATTTTGTTGCGAAAATTAGCAGTTACAACCTTCCTCTGTTAGAAGAAAATATGGAACAG ATATGCTCCTCCTCGCCGGGTGGTCATGGAGTCTCTTCGAGCAGATGTGTAACTTCCAGTACCGGTGCAAG GAAGAAAGACGACGATAGGACTGATGTTCATGACTTTGGAGTAATATTGCTGGAAATGATCAAGGGGAGGCCGGTGAAGTCTGAGGCTCAAATCGAGGTTTTAGAAGATCAG CTACAAGTGGCCCTTACAGCTGATGATGAAGCTCGAAGAAGCGTGGTTGATCCACGGGTTAAGCAGACGTGCTTGGATCAGTCAGTGAAGACAATGATGGAAATTTGTGTTCGGTGTCTGCGCAAGGATCCATCAGAAAGGCCTTCTATTGAGGATGTTCTGTGGAACTTGCAGTATGCTGAACAAGTTCAGGATGCATGGCAAGGAGGAGAATCCCAGAGCAGTGAGGGCTCTCCGGTTTCACCTTCACAACCTCCACGCCTCACCTTTTAG
- the LOC137711891 gene encoding uncharacterized protein, translated as MAYLEDTLANRYKHWKNYLHTHFKRWDDPEFARLHGCPTELQDRPEDWEWLCKHFTDPKFVKKSIAGKIARDSKTLLHHSGSKPFSYRIEARRQEGSKFPEIDMFEDVYVRPGDEIAKQLHDAMVEQRTTVLQEATSQLPPETLIEDATIPEDAGFQILTNVMDQNFGRRPGKVVRGMGKARVRETGASSSKSNTGEVSALKEEVTTLKGQLAVQSEQMRARDKQMRAQGEQIKAQGEQVKAYAGHMRDLVRAIQMSGLQISLPVPDLPTPSTSEPLCPTDT; from the exons ATGGCCTACTTAGAGGATACCTTAGCAAATCGGTACAAACATTGGAAGAACTATCTTCACACGCATTTTAAGCGATGGGATGATCCGGAGTTTGCTCGCCTACATGGTTGCCCAACCGAGCTGCAGGATCGGCCGGAGGATTGGGAGTGGCTCTGCAAACATTTTACGGACCCaaaatttgtg AAGAAATCTATTGCTGGCAAGATAGCTCGGGACTCAAAGACACTTCTCCACCATTCTGGTTCGAAGCCCTTTTCGTATAGGATTGAGGCACGACGTcag GAGGGTTCTAAGTTCCCAGAGATCGACATGTTCGAGGACGTTTACGTTCGACCTGGTGATGAGATAGCTAAGCAGCTTCAT GATGCTATGGTGGAACAGCGCACTACTGTTCTCCAAGAAGCAACATCACAACTTCCCCCGGAGACCTTGATCGAGGACGCCACGATACCCGAGGATGCAGGTTTTCAGATCCTGACTAATGTCATGGATCAAAACTTCGGTCGTCGTCCTGGCAAAGTTGTTCGGGGTATGGGAAAAGCGCGAGTTCGTGAGACGGGTGCCTCTTCTTCCAAATCAAACACAGGAGAGGTCAGTGCATTGAAGGAGGAAGTGACAACCCTAAAGGGTCAACTTGCGGTCCAGAGTGAGCAAATGAGGGCCCGGGACAAGCAGATGAGGGCCCAGGGCGAGCAGATTAAGGCCCAGGGCGAGCAGGTGAAGGCCTATGCCGGACACATGAGAGACCTTGTACGAGCCATACAGATGTCCGGCCTCCAAATCTCACTACCAGTACCTGATCTTCCTACACCTTCGACTTCTGAGCCACTTTGCCCTACCGATACCTAG
- the LOC137712777 gene encoding argininosuccinate lyase, chloroplastic-like isoform X2, translated as MPKMEVRCAAQAQSTETKSKEAKLWGGRFEESVTDAVERFTESISFDKALYKHDIMGSKAHASMLAKQGLITVNDRDSIHKGLSEIERLIESGEFEWRTDREDVHMNIEAALTDLIGEPAKKLHTARSRNDQVLTDFRLWIRDAIDAIGVKIKYLQFSLVKLAMENEGVIVPGYTHLQRAQPVLLQHLLLAFVEQLERDAGRLLDCRVRLNFCPLGACALAGTGLPIDRFMTSDALDFTAPMRNSIDAVSDRDFVMEFLSANAITAIHLSRLGEEWVLWASEEFGFVTPSDKVSTGSSIMPQKKNPDPMELVRGKSARVVGDLVTLLTLCKGLPLAYNRDLQEDKEPVFDSVKTILGMLEVSAEFAQNITFNRGRIQKSLPAGHLDATTLADYLVKKGIPFRTSHDIVGRAVAVCVSKSCQLQDLSVDELKSIDPVFDKDVYEFLGVENSVKKFSSYGSTGSACVASQLDHWVTKLEINKGV; from the exons ATGCCCAAGATGGAGGTCCGATGTGCTGCCCAGGCCCAATCCACTGAAACCAAGTCCAAGGAGGCCAAGCTCTGGGGCGGCCGCTTCGAGGAGAGCGTGACTGATGCTGTCGAACGATTTACTGAGTCCATCTCCTTCGACAAAGCCCTCTACAAGCATGATATCATGGGCAGCAAGGCTCACGCTTCCATGCTAGCCAAACAG GGATTGATTACTGTTAATGACCGGGATAGCATCCACAAGGGGCTGAGCGAGATAGAAAGGCTAATTGAAAGTGGCGAGTTTGAATGGAGGACCGACAGAGAAGATGTGCACATGAACATTGAGGCAGCGCTGACTGATTTGATCGGCGAACCGGCTAAGAAGCTCCACACGGCTCGGAGTCGAAACGATCAGGTTTTGACAGATTTTCGATTGTGGATCCGAGACGCGATTGATGCAATTGGAGTGAAGATTAAGTATCTTCAATTTTCGCTTGTCAAATTGGCAATGGAGAACGAGGGTGTGATCGTTCCTGGTTACACGCATTTGCAAAGGGCTCAACCTGTTCTCCTTCAGCATTTGCTCTTGGCGTTTGTTGAGCAG CTTGAACGTGATGCTGGCCGTTTACTAGATTGTAGAGTGAGGTTGAATTTCTGCCCCTTAGGTGCTTGTGCATTGGCCGGCACTGGACTTCCGATCGATCGGTTTATGACCTCTGATGCTTTAGACTTTACTGCTCCTATGAGGAACAG TATTGATGCAGTGTCAGACCGAGATTTTGTCATGGAGTTTCTTTCTGCTAATGCCATCACAGCCATTCATCTCTCCCGGCTTGGTGAAGAGTGGGTACTGTGGGCTTCAGAGGAGTTTGGATTTGTCACGCCAAGTGACAAGGTTTCAACTGGAAGTAGTATCATGCCTCAGAAGAAAAATCCAGATCCCATGGAACTTGTTCGTGGAAAGTCTGCTAGAGTAGTAGGAGACCTGGTTACGCTTCTCACATTGTGCAAAGGACTCCCCCTTGCTTACAATCGTGATTTGCAG GAAGATAAGGAACCTGTCTTTGACAGCGTGAAGACAATATTGGGGATGCTTGAAGTATCTGCAGAGTTTGCACAGAACATTACCTTTAACAGGGGGAGAATACAAAAGAGTTTACCTGCTGGTCAccttgatgccacaacactagCTGATTATCTCGTGAAAAAG GGAATACCTTTCAGAACTTCTCATGACATAGTTGGAAGGGCAGTTGCCGTGTGCGTCTCAAAAAGTTGCCAGCTGCAGGATTTGAGTGTCGATGAGCTCAAAAGTATTGATCCAGTGTTTGACAAGGATGTATATGAGTTTCTTGGAGTAGAGAATTCAGTTAAGAAATTCTCCTCGTATGGCTCCACAGGATCAGCATGTGTCGCCAGTCAGCTTGATCATTGGGTTACAAAACTTGAAATCAACAAAGGGGTCTGA
- the LOC137713236 gene encoding plant cysteine oxidase 2-like, with product MTMRTARVPTPLQQLLRACRNAFKGPGTVPSPRHVQKLRRILDNMRPEDFGLSGDLRFPTPRVRYTTIYECNKFSLCCFFIPANGVIPLHNHPDMTVFSKLLLGKMHIKSYDWVDPVNSDGSTPAPQLRLAELKADNVFTASCNASVLYPTKGGNIHAFTAITPCAVLDVMGPPYSIEDGRDCTYYKDHPYAAYSNGGAAVTEEKHDSYGWLEEIEMPEYAEMDRIEYLGPRVTERSS from the exons ATGACTATGAGGACTGCGAGGGTTCCAACTCCGCTGCAACAGCTCCTTCGTGCGTGCCGAAACGCTTTCAAAGGTCCCGGAACCGTTCCTTCGCCTCGCCATGTGCAAAAGCTGCGTCGCATCCTCG ATAATATGAGACCAGAAGATTTTGGGCTAAGTGGGGATCTGCGGTTCCCCACTCCTAGGGTCAGGTATACAACCATATACGAGTGCAACAAATTTTCG TTGTGCTGCTTTTTTATTCCAGCAAATGGTGTTATCCCACTCCATAACCATCCAGATATGACTGTTTTCAGTAAGCTTCTATTAGGCAAGATGCATATTAAATCATACGATTGGGTTGATCCCGTTAATTCAGATGGCTCCACGCCTGCGCCTCAAT TGAGACTGGCCGAGTTGAAAGCTGATAATGTCTTCACAGCCTCATGCAATGCATCGGTACTTTATCCAACAAAAGGTGGCAACATCCATGCCTTCACAGCCATAACACCCTGTGCAGTGCTCGATGTGATGGGACCACCCTATTCTATAGAAGATGGCCGGGATTGCACGTATTACAAAGATCATCCCTATGCGGCTTATTCAA ATGGAGGAGCAGCAGTAACTGAAGAGAAACACGATAGTTACGGGTGGTTGGAAGAGATTGAAATGCCTGAGTACGCGGAAATGGATAGAATCGAGTACTTGGGTCCACGAGTTACCGAGAGGAGTTCGTAG
- the LOC137713200 gene encoding protein RRP6-like 2, which translates to MSQDAVTMDQSPPPQTNSDALQTLTKGALSSSISKLSGSSRFLPNSKDFYFYRNFDEFRVPIEQITKESQTMLGSIGSSAPVWRKPVAFPDDLDDAYDWLVNVNDEALERFDSSVDEFKIVRKEVEEAKRPTSAAMDTDDGFQLVCGKKKKGPTGSAAASGNDDSSQVSSAVKVASKDKKTVVATKPKVPFHIPSIRRPQEEFNILVNNANQPFEHVWLQRSEDGQQFLHPLEKLSVLDFVDNNIGDVESVKPASLESTPFKLVEEVKDLKELAAKLRAVNEFAVDLEHNQYRSFQGLTCLMQISTRTEDFIVDTLKLRIHVGPYLREVFKDPAKRKVIHGADRDIMWLQRDFGIYICNLFDTGQASRVLKLERNSLEYLLQNLCGVTANKEYQNADWRLRPLPEEMIRYAREDTHYLLHMYDLMRTQLCLMPKESENSDTPLVEVYKRSYDLCMHLYEKELLTENSYLHIYGLQGAGFNSQQLAIVSGLCEWRDVVARAEDESTGYILPNKTLLEIAKQMPVTTSKLKRLVKSKHPYMERNLGSVVSIIRHSMQNAAFFEPAVEHLKVARAGMASEENILVNDGSEALLPDQSVSNSSNGDLSVVSPPSQQHRMEYKGIAFGASELVRNGQGNSPETGSPISVNLRQNSVPGQSREARSNACLLDSAKVTGVSVQVQKKPSRAFSSLLGSAVPKRKVDVDKKGKEDNKLEQIRSSVNFPFHSFSGRSEKSKPTLEARDKSSETPHSEGPLPASPSGSGLGDIITLENDSDGGEPVDGSSETRNEPEENDSVPSALGRDGEDEPVSLSDLSSSFQKCFQSLNQNRKTREVEKSQESGGLQVKPFDYEAAKSQVIFGAKPVREAGAAEGVKSLNSAGKKKSLAGLVSNDDGSKELGQGRRRQAFPATGNRSATFR; encoded by the exons ATGAGCCAAGACGCCGTGACCATGGACCAATCTCCGCCGCCGCAGACGAACTCCGACGCCCTCCAAACCCTAACCAAGGGTGCTCTCTCCTCGTCGATTTCCAAGCTCTCCGGCTCGTCGCGATTCTTGCCTAACAGCAAGGACTTCTATTTCTACCGCAACTTCGACGAATTCAGAGTCCCGATCGAGCAAATCACCAAGGAATCGCAGACGATGCTTGGCTCGATTGGCTCGTCGGCGCCGGTTTGGAGGAAACCGGTGGCTTTCCCCGATGACTTGGACGACGCGTACGATTGGCTCGTTAATGTGAACGACGAGGCTCTGGAGAGGTTTGACTCGTCGGTGGACGAGTTCAAGATTGTGAGGAAGGAGGTGGAGGAGGCCAAGCGGCCGACGAGTGCGGCTATGGACACAGACGATGGGTTTCAATTGGTGTgtgggaaaaagaagaaggggcCTACTGGGTCAGCAGCGGCCAGTGGGAACGATGATTCGAGTCAGGTATCCTCTGCGGTGAAGGTGGCTTCCAAGGACAAGAAAACTGTGGTCGCGACGAAGCCGAAAGTGCCGTTTCATATACCGAGCATTCGGAGGCCTCAGGAGGAGTTTAACATTTTGGTTAATAATGCAAACCAGCCGTTTGAGCATGTTTGGTTGCAGAGAAGTGAGGACGGTCAACAGTTTCTTCATCCCCTA GAGAAGCTTTCTGTTCTGGATTTTGTTGACAACAACATTGGGGATGTTGAGTCTGTAAAACCGGCTTCATTAGAGTCCACGCCATTCAAGCTTGTGGAGGAGGTCAAAGATCTGAAGGAGCTCGCAGCTAAGCTCCGTGCTGTTAATGAATTTGCG GTTGATTTGGAACACAATCAATATCGATCTTTTCAAGGATTGACTTGCTTGATGCAAATTTCAACTAGAACCGAAGATTTTATTGTAGATACTCTGAAGCTTAGAATTCATGTTGGGCCATATCTTAGGGAAGTTTTCAAAGACCCTGCCAAGAGAAAG GTGATTCATGGAGCAGATCGTGATATCATGTGGCTTCAACGTGATTTTGGCATTTATATCTGCAATTTGTTTGATACTGGCCAG GCTTCGAGGGTGTTGAAATTGGAGAGAAATAGTTTGGAGTATCTTCTACAGAACTTATGTGGTGTTACTGCCAACAAAGA ATACCAGAATGCAGACTGGAGATTACGCCCTCTGCCTGAGGAGATGATCAG ATATGCCAGAGAAGATACACACTATTTATTGCATATGTATGATTTAATGAGAACACAGTTATGTCTGATGCCCAAGGAATCAGAAAACTCTGACACTCCTTTAGTGGAG GTTTACAAACGCAGTTATGATCTATGCATGCATCTATATGAGAAAGAGCTTTTGACAGAAAATTCTTATCTCCACATATACGG GTTGCAAGGTGCTGGTTTCAATTCTCAGCAGCTTGCCATTGTTTCC GGTCTTTGTGAGTGGAGGGATGTTGTTGCCCGTGCAGAGGATGAAAGTACTGGCTATATATTACCAAACAAAACTCTTCTTGAAATTG CTAAACAGATGCCTGTCACCACTAGCAAGTTAAAGCGATTGGTGAAATCAAAGCACCCGTACATGGAGCGTAATCTTGGTTCAGTTGTTAGTATCATTAGACATTCTATGCAAAATGCTGCTTTTTTTGAGCCTGCTGTCGAACATCTGAAGGTGGCACGTGCAGGAATG GCATCTGAAGAGAATATATTGGTCAATGATGGATCTGAAGCCTTGTTACCTGATCAGTCTGTCAGCAATTCGAGTAATGGTGATTTATCTGTAGTTTCACCCCCGTCTCAGCAGCATAGAATGGAGTATAAGGGGATTGCATTTGGTGCCTCTGAACTTGTAAGAAATGGACAAGGAAACTCTCCTGAAACTGGCAGTCCCATTTCGGTGAATCTTAGGCAGAACAGTGTTCCAGGACAAAGCAGAGAAGCAAGGAGCAATGCCTGTTTATTGGATTCAGCAAAG GTTACTGGAGTAAGTGTTCAGGTGCAAAAGAAGCCCAGCCGTGCCTTTAGTTCACTGTTGGGGAGTGCAGTTCCAAAAAGGAAGGTCGATGTCGATAAAAAG GGCAAGGAAGATAATAAGTTGGAACAAATTAGATCTTCAGTGAACTTCCCATTCCACTCATTTTCGGGCAGGAGTGAGAAATCCAAACCAACCTTGGAAGCACGAGATAAAAGTTCAGAAACTCCCCATTCTGAAGGGCCGCTTCCTGCATCACCCTCTGGTTCTGGTTTAGGTGACATCATAACATTGGAAAATGATTCAGATGGAGGTGAACCGGTAGATGGTTCCTCAGAAACCAGAAATGAGCCGGAGGAGAATGATTCGGTACCATCTGCTTTGGGGAGGGATGGGGAAGACGAACCCGTGTCTCTCTCTGATTTGTCGTCGAGCTTCCAAAAATGCTTTCAGTCGCTTAACCAAAACAGGAAGACAAGAGAAGTGGAGAAGTCCCAGGAATCTGGTGGTTTGCAGGTGAAGCCTTTCGACTATGAGGCAGCAAAGAGTCAGGTCATATTCGGAGCTAAGCCGGTCAGAGAGGCTGGAGCTGCGGAAGGTGTGAAGAGCTTAAACTCAGCGGGAAAGAAAAAATCTTTAGCTGGTCTAGTTTCAAACGATGACGGGTCAAAAGAACTAGGACAGGGTAGACGACGCCAAGCTTTTCCAGCAACCGGAAATAGAAGTGCGACATTTCGTTAA
- the LOC137712777 gene encoding argininosuccinate lyase, chloroplastic-like isoform X1, with protein sequence MESLAVFNSSLSLYSPSHDHLIPKNLGPFRTTSLQSHIPMPKMEVRCAAQAQSTETKSKEAKLWGGRFEESVTDAVERFTESISFDKALYKHDIMGSKAHASMLAKQGLITVNDRDSIHKGLSEIERLIESGEFEWRTDREDVHMNIEAALTDLIGEPAKKLHTARSRNDQVLTDFRLWIRDAIDAIGVKIKYLQFSLVKLAMENEGVIVPGYTHLQRAQPVLLQHLLLAFVEQLERDAGRLLDCRVRLNFCPLGACALAGTGLPIDRFMTSDALDFTAPMRNSIDAVSDRDFVMEFLSANAITAIHLSRLGEEWVLWASEEFGFVTPSDKVSTGSSIMPQKKNPDPMELVRGKSARVVGDLVTLLTLCKGLPLAYNRDLQEDKEPVFDSVKTILGMLEVSAEFAQNITFNRGRIQKSLPAGHLDATTLADYLVKKGIPFRTSHDIVGRAVAVCVSKSCQLQDLSVDELKSIDPVFDKDVYEFLGVENSVKKFSSYGSTGSACVASQLDHWVTKLEINKGV encoded by the exons ATGGAGTCCTTAGCTGTTTTCAACTCCTCACTCTCACTCTACTCTCCCTCTCATGACCACTTGATCCCAAAGAACCTTGGACCCTTCCGTACGACATCATTGCAATCTCACATACCGATGCCCAAGATGGAGGTCCGATGTGCTGCCCAGGCCCAATCCACTGAAACCAAGTCCAAGGAGGCCAAGCTCTGGGGCGGCCGCTTCGAGGAGAGCGTGACTGATGCTGTCGAACGATTTACTGAGTCCATCTCCTTCGACAAAGCCCTCTACAAGCATGATATCATGGGCAGCAAGGCTCACGCTTCCATGCTAGCCAAACAG GGATTGATTACTGTTAATGACCGGGATAGCATCCACAAGGGGCTGAGCGAGATAGAAAGGCTAATTGAAAGTGGCGAGTTTGAATGGAGGACCGACAGAGAAGATGTGCACATGAACATTGAGGCAGCGCTGACTGATTTGATCGGCGAACCGGCTAAGAAGCTCCACACGGCTCGGAGTCGAAACGATCAGGTTTTGACAGATTTTCGATTGTGGATCCGAGACGCGATTGATGCAATTGGAGTGAAGATTAAGTATCTTCAATTTTCGCTTGTCAAATTGGCAATGGAGAACGAGGGTGTGATCGTTCCTGGTTACACGCATTTGCAAAGGGCTCAACCTGTTCTCCTTCAGCATTTGCTCTTGGCGTTTGTTGAGCAG CTTGAACGTGATGCTGGCCGTTTACTAGATTGTAGAGTGAGGTTGAATTTCTGCCCCTTAGGTGCTTGTGCATTGGCCGGCACTGGACTTCCGATCGATCGGTTTATGACCTCTGATGCTTTAGACTTTACTGCTCCTATGAGGAACAG TATTGATGCAGTGTCAGACCGAGATTTTGTCATGGAGTTTCTTTCTGCTAATGCCATCACAGCCATTCATCTCTCCCGGCTTGGTGAAGAGTGGGTACTGTGGGCTTCAGAGGAGTTTGGATTTGTCACGCCAAGTGACAAGGTTTCAACTGGAAGTAGTATCATGCCTCAGAAGAAAAATCCAGATCCCATGGAACTTGTTCGTGGAAAGTCTGCTAGAGTAGTAGGAGACCTGGTTACGCTTCTCACATTGTGCAAAGGACTCCCCCTTGCTTACAATCGTGATTTGCAG GAAGATAAGGAACCTGTCTTTGACAGCGTGAAGACAATATTGGGGATGCTTGAAGTATCTGCAGAGTTTGCACAGAACATTACCTTTAACAGGGGGAGAATACAAAAGAGTTTACCTGCTGGTCAccttgatgccacaacactagCTGATTATCTCGTGAAAAAG GGAATACCTTTCAGAACTTCTCATGACATAGTTGGAAGGGCAGTTGCCGTGTGCGTCTCAAAAAGTTGCCAGCTGCAGGATTTGAGTGTCGATGAGCTCAAAAGTATTGATCCAGTGTTTGACAAGGATGTATATGAGTTTCTTGGAGTAGAGAATTCAGTTAAGAAATTCTCCTCGTATGGCTCCACAGGATCAGCATGTGTCGCCAGTCAGCTTGATCATTGGGTTACAAAACTTGAAATCAACAAAGGGGTCTGA